In Flavobacterium sp. GSB-24, the genomic window CGTGTACAAAGCTTCATTTGCCATATCGGTGTACGCTGAATAATCAATCGCTACTACAGTATTATCGTGAATGACATCGGCACGAACTTGTCCTAAAAAAATATTGTGCGCACCAATCGTATGTTTGGATTGATGTTTAGCGATAGATTCCGCTATAAACTCAGGAGCAATTGGCCCTTCTACAAATACATTTTTACTCATTTTTAAATTTTTTTAATAAGGACTTTAAAAGCCATTCATCAAACTTTTCAATTCCTTTGTTCTGCTAATGGTAAGCTGCATTCTACAATCTGCGTACATTTTATTTGCTATAACACCACCGTCACCTTCAGAATAGCATTTAAATTTACAATTTGAATCTCTAAATTTTATCCAGTCTTTTTGAGCAGCAACTAAAGCTGTCTGATCTTTTGTTCCTAATTTATTTTTCAGCTGATTATAAACTTTATTCAATTCTTTATCTGCTTTATCATAAGCTTCATAAAGCTCTGTTTCACCAGTAGCATCAACTTGGTTTTGTGAAAAACCGAATTGAGAAAAACAAAAGAATAAAAACAATCCGAAAATAACTTTTTTCATAGTAGCTATTATTTATTAATTAGAATGGATTTTTCATGCAACGATTCTTTCATTGCTAAAGCACCTCCAGCAATACTTTTTATATTTTTAAATTGATGTTTTTGAAGTAATTCTACTGCAATTTTACTTCTAATTCCCGATTGGCAGAAAATATAAATGGTTTGATTTTTATCTAATTTTTCAATCTCATTTTCTAAATTCATTAAAGGAATCTGGATTTGATTTTTTAAATTGATTTTTGGTGATTCATCAGTATTTCTAACATCTAGAAATAAAACGGCATCGTTTTGTTTTTCACCCAAAATCAATTCAAAACTTACTTCTTCGGTTTCCGATTTATTGTATTTTTGGTCGAATGCTTCTCTGGTTATTATTTGAAAATCGCTTTTTTCAAAATCATATTTCTGCTGTTCGTTATTTAGAATATTATAAACTAATATTTTACCGCTTAAAACTTCTCCTATACCAAGAATCATTTTCAAAACTTCGTTTGCCTGAAACATTCCGATAATTCCAACGGAAACTCCGATTACTCCGGCATCTTCACAATTCAAAGCATTATTATTTTCCTCGGGATACAAACATCTGTATGTTGGCCCATTTTGATAATTGAAAACTGAAACCTGCCCCTGAAATCTAAAAATCGATCCATAAACCATTGGTTTATTTAAAACCAGACAAGCATCATTAATTAAATATTTAATTGAAATATTGTCTGTTGCATCGACAATTATATCATATTCTTCGAATAAATTAAAAACATTCTTCCCTGATAATTTCTCTGAAAATGCTTTTACTTTTACCTGCGGATTCAATTCTGAAATCATCAGTTTGGCTTCTTTTGCTTTTGATTTTCCAACAGCCGAAGTTTTGTAAATAACCTGTCTATGCAGATTTGAAATTTCAATACGATCATCATCAATAATTCCGATTTCGCCAACTCCTGCTGCAGCCAGATAGGGCAGAATTGCCGCGCCTAAACCTCCAGCTCCAACAACCAAAACTTTCGATTTCAGTAATTTGTATTGTCCTTCCTCTCCTATTTCAGGAAGAATTATTTGTCGGTTATATCGATTTGATGTTTCCATATGTATTTATCCTCCTGCAAATGGCGGCAATAATGCAACGATATCACTTGCGATCAAAATGCGGTCTTTAGTTTTTGAAACTATTTTTTGGTTCACAGCTACGCTAAAACTCAATGATTCAAATTCATATTTTTCGTCTAAATCCTGCAGTAATTTTTGCAGTGATAATTCTTCGGAAAAAGACAACTTTTCGAATTCACATTTTGTTTTTTCAGCAACAGCTCCAAAATATTTTACCTCGATCATTCTTATAAATTTAAATTCTGAAATATAAATTCGTCATCAAAATGTTCTTGAAAATACGAAATCCAGCTTGACGTATTTCGCACTACTTCTCCAATAACTATAATTGCCGGTGATGAAATCTTTTTTTCAGATACCAATTTACTAATTGTATTGATAGTTCCAATTACTTTTTGCTCTGAATTTTTAGTTCCATTCTGAATAATTGCAATTGGCAGGTCATCCTTTCTGTTTTCCTGATAGATAGAAATGATTTCCTCTAATTTATGCATTCCCATTAAAATGACAACGGTCGCAGCCGATTTTGAAGCCAATTGAACATCTTTTGATAATTTATGATCTGAAGTTGTCCCGGTAATTACCCAGAAACTTTCGGCGACTTTACGCTGCGTCAAGCTGATTCCGACCGATGCAGGAACTCCTAAAGCAGATGAAATTCCAGGAACAATTGCCGTTTCGATTCCAAATTGTTCTGCAAATTCAATTTCTTCACTTCCTCTCCCAAAAACAAAAGGATCACCGCCTTTTAAGCGGACAACATGTCCATATGTTTTTGCCATACTCACAATCAAATCGTTGATCTGATCTTGTGTGTAGGCGTGACAGCCAAGACGTTTTCCAACAAAAACAATTTCTGCATTTGCTGCGTAGTTTAATAATTCCTCGTTAACCAAAGCATCGTACAAAACTGCGTCTGCATTTTTCAGTGCTTTTATGGCTTTAATTGTGATCAATTCGACGTCTCCAGGACCTGCGCCTACAATCGTCAATTTTGGTGTTTTTAAGTTTCGCATAATAATTAACTTAAATTGATATTGAGGTCATCTAATTCGTCCATTGAATTAATATTGGTTAAAGGAAAATTTTCGCTTTCTTCTATTTTTATAATCTGATGCGGTAATTTGGCTAACAAGTCCATCATTTTCAATTCATCAGAATCGATTGCTTCTTTTATTACCGGAACAATATTTTTCGAGTAAATACCAATTAAAGGATGTGTTTTACTTTCTGAAGCAAAAATTGTAATTCCCGCCTCTTTCGTATGTTTTGATATTAACTCCTGCAATAATTCGGTTGAAATCAAGGGAATATCACAACTTAAAATCAGATTAAATTCGGTTTCAGAATGAGATAATGCTGTGTAAATTCCACCCAGCGGACCTTTATCTACAATCAAATCTGGTATTTTTTCATATTCCAGATAATCATAGTTTTTAGATGCTGTGATTAATTTTATTTGATTTGTAATGGGCAGAATCGCCTGAATAATGTGATCAATGAATGGTTTATCCTGAAACAAAACCAATCCTTTTTCTGACTGCATTCTTGAGCTTTTTCCGCCGCAAAGAATAAATACTGTTAGTGCTTCCATGACTTTTTTTTATTTCACGTTTCAGGTTGTCAATCTTTATCCCGATGGTCGAAACCGTCGGCTATGTTTCATATAGCAATCATGTAATATTTTAATTTCAAGGAAAAATCAATTTAATACTTGCCATCAAAATGACTGTTCCTAAAACCATTTTTAATGTTCGGTTAGAAAAAGAACCACTTCCATAAAATCCGCCTAGCATTCCTCCTACTACGGCAATTGGAACTAAATAAAAACTTTCTATCGGAATTGTTTTTCCTCCTAAAAAGAATCCCAGCATTCCTGCAAATGAATTCACAAAAATGAATAAACTCGAAATCGCTGCCGACTCTTTAACAGAAGCCCATCCTAAAAACAATAAAATCGGACTTAAAATTATTCCGCCTCCAATTCCCAGCATGCCGGACAATAATCCGATGGTAAAACCAATTAATAATGCAAAAGGTAAATTAATTTTTACTTCTTCTTTTTCTTTAAAATTAAATATTCCGAATAATCTTAATGCCGCAAAAATCAATACAATTCCTAAAACTATTTTGTAAATTGTATTATCTAAAGTTATAAAACCACCAATAAATGCGGCGGGAATAGAAGCAATTGCAAACGGATAAAAGAGCGTTGGTTTAAAGTAATTATTTCGGTAGTAAAACAAAAACGAAATACTGGAAACAAATAAATTCAACAATAAAGCAGATGGTTTCATAATCGAAAT contains:
- a CDS encoding lysozyme inhibitor LprI family protein translates to MKKVIFGLFLFFCFSQFGFSQNQVDATGETELYEAYDKADKELNKVYNQLKNKLGTKDQTALVAAQKDWIKFRDSNCKFKCYSEGDGGVIANKMYADCRMQLTISRTKELKSLMNGF
- a CDS encoding HesA/MoeB/ThiF family protein, giving the protein METSNRYNRQIILPEIGEEGQYKLLKSKVLVVGAGGLGAAILPYLAAAGVGEIGIIDDDRIEISNLHRQVIYKTSAVGKSKAKEAKLMISELNPQVKVKAFSEKLSGKNVFNLFEEYDIIVDATDNISIKYLINDACLVLNKPMVYGSIFRFQGQVSVFNYQNGPTYRCLYPEENNNALNCEDAGVIGVSVGIIGMFQANEVLKMILGIGEVLSGKILVYNILNNEQQKYDFEKSDFQIITREAFDQKYNKSETEEVSFELILGEKQNDAVLFLDVRNTDESPKINLKNQIQIPLMNLENEIEKLDKNQTIYIFCQSGIRSKIAVELLQKHQFKNIKSIAGGALAMKESLHEKSILINK
- a CDS encoding MoaD/ThiS family protein → MIEVKYFGAVAEKTKCEFEKLSFSEELSLQKLLQDLDEKYEFESLSFSVAVNQKIVSKTKDRILIASDIVALLPPFAGG
- the cobA gene encoding uroporphyrinogen-III C-methyltransferase, producing the protein MRNLKTPKLTIVGAGPGDVELITIKAIKALKNADAVLYDALVNEELLNYAANAEIVFVGKRLGCHAYTQDQINDLIVSMAKTYGHVVRLKGGDPFVFGRGSEEIEFAEQFGIETAIVPGISSALGVPASVGISLTQRKVAESFWVITGTTSDHKLSKDVQLASKSAATVVILMGMHKLEEIISIYQENRKDDLPIAIIQNGTKNSEQKVIGTINTISKLVSEKKISSPAIIVIGEVVRNTSSWISYFQEHFDDEFIFQNLNL
- a CDS encoding molybdenum cofactor guanylyltransferase, with amino-acid sequence MEALTVFILCGGKSSRMQSEKGLVLFQDKPFIDHIIQAILPITNQIKLITASKNYDYLEYEKIPDLIVDKGPLGGIYTALSHSETEFNLILSCDIPLISTELLQELISKHTKEAGITIFASESKTHPLIGIYSKNIVPVIKEAIDSDELKMMDLLAKLPHQIIKIEESENFPLTNINSMDELDDLNINLS
- a CDS encoding sulfite exporter TauE/SafE family protein, whose amino-acid sequence is MSLLSSENIVLFSFALIVIAFLYSSVGHGGASGYLALMSIFAFPISIMKPSALLLNLFVSSISFLFYYRNNYFKPTLFYPFAIASIPAAFIGGFITLDNTIYKIVLGIVLIFAALRLFGIFNFKEKEEVKINLPFALLIGFTIGLLSGMLGIGGGIILSPILLFLGWASVKESAAISSLFIFVNSFAGMLGFFLGGKTIPIESFYLVPIAVVGGMLGGFYGSGSFSNRTLKMVLGTVILMASIKLIFP